A single genomic interval of Lathyrus oleraceus cultivar Zhongwan6 chromosome 7, CAAS_Psat_ZW6_1.0, whole genome shotgun sequence harbors:
- the LOC127104519 gene encoding uncharacterized protein LOC127104519: protein MDLDSDTETSLTNQHIFELYEFDEDNLEEEFEATNNIDESCEDNLQEEVETNNDTVYIAENVEAEPREKKRLRILSNEERMYIYHELLQKSVDGKLRKGATNEVASSNSVPLRTVQRIWKRAKESETRDVSHRKTKNCGRKRISIDENQIRELPFSQRTNIRSLAFALKTNPTSVFRLIKSGAIRRNSNAIKPLLKEENKISRLEFCLSMLEGTPHDPMFKSMHNIIHIDEKWFYMTKKSEKYYLLPDEDEPYRTCKSKNFIAKVMFLVAQTRPRFDSEENETFSGKIGVFPFVTHEPAIRSSINRVAGTMVTKAITTVNRDVVRSFLIDKVLPAIREKWPRDEFESTIFIQQDNARTHINHDDPLFREAATKDGFDIRLMCQPANSPDLNILDLGFFSAIQSLQYKEAPKTIDELISAVVKSFENFPSIKSNRIFVSLQLCMIEIMKEKGSNKYKIPHVNKERLERVGQLPIQIKCDPILVQEVKNYLNME from the exons ATGGATTTAGATAGTGATACAGAAACATCATTAACAAACCAACATATATTTGAGTTATATGAGTTTGATGAAGATAACTTAGAAGAGGAGTTTGAAGCAACCAATAATATTGATGAGTCCTGTGAAGATAACTTACAAGAGGAGGTTGAAACAAACAATGACACAG TGTATATTGCAGAAAATGTTGAAGCAGAACCTAGAGAAAAAAAGAGATTAAGAATCTTAAGCAATGAAGAACGCATGTATATTTATCATGAGCTACTACAAAAAAGCGTTGATGGAAAATTACGTAAAGGAGCTACAAATGAGGTGGCTTCATCAAATTCGGTTCCTCTAAGAACTGTTCAACGTATTTGGAAAAGAGCAAAAGAAAGTGAAACACGTGATGTCTCTCATAGGAAGACAAAAAATTGTGGACGTAAGAGAATCTCAATTGATGAGAATCAAATTCGTGAACTTCCTTTCAGTCAAAGAACAAACATTCGATCTTTAGCTTTTGCGTTGAAAACCAATCCAACATCGGTGTTCAGGCTTATAAAATCAGGGGCTATACGGCGTAATTCAAATGCCATAAAACCACTGTTGAAAGAAGAAAACAAAATATCTAGGCTGGAATTTTGTTTATCAATGCTTGAAGGTACACCACATGATCCAATGTTTAAGAGCATGCACAATATTATTCATATTGATGAAAAATGGTTTTATATGACTAAAAAATCCGAGAAGTATTATTTGCTCCCAGATGAAGATGAGCCATATCGGACATGTAAGAGCAAAAATTTCATTGCCAAAGTTATGTTCTTAGTTGCTCAAACTCGACCACGATTTGACTCAGAAGAAAATGAAACTTTTTCGGGTAAAATTGGTGTTTTTCCGTTTGTTACCCATGAACCGGCTATAAGGTCAAGTATTAACAGAGTTGCGGGAACAATGGTAACAAAAGCAATAACTACGGTAAATAGAGATGTGGTAAGATCATTCCTTATTGACAAAGTTCTACCCGCTATAAGAGAAAAATGGCCAAGAGATGAATTTGAGTCAACAATATTTATCCAGCAGGATAACGCAAGGACGCATATAAACCATGATGATCCTTTATTCCGTGAAGCTGCCACCAAGGATGGGTTTGATATTCGTTTAATGTGTCAGCCTGCAAACTCTCCAGATTTGAATATCTTAGACCTTGGTTTTTTCTCGGCTATACAATCATTGCAATACAAGGAAGCACCGAAAACTATTGATGAACTTATCAGTGCAGTGGTGAAGTCATTTGAAAATTTTCCTTCAATTAAGTCCAATCGTATATTTGTATCATTGCAACTATGCATGATAGAGATCATGAAAGAGAAAGGTTCCAATAAATATAAAATTCCTCATGTAAATAAGGAAAGGCTTGAAAGAGTAGGACAACTACCAATTCAAATTAAGTGTGATCCAATATTAGTACAAGAAGTCAAAAATTACTTAAACATGGAGTAA